The Odocoileus virginianus isolate 20LAN1187 ecotype Illinois chromosome 30, Ovbor_1.2, whole genome shotgun sequence genome window below encodes:
- the LIN28A gene encoding protein lin-28 homolog A: MGSVSNQQFAGGCAKAPEEAPEDAARAAEEPQLLHGAGICKWFNVRMGFGFLSMTARAGVALDPPVDVFVHQSKLHMEGFRSLKEGEAVEFTFKKSAKGLESIRVTGPGGVFCIGSERRPKGKNMQKRRSKGDRCYNCGGLDHHAKECKLPPQPKKCHFCQSINHMVASCPLKAQQAPSSQGKPAYFREEEEEIHSSAMLPEAQN, encoded by the exons ATGGGCTCTGTGTCAAACCAGCAGTTCGCAG GTGGCTGCGCCAAGGCGCCGGAGGAGGCGCCGGAGGACGCGGCCCGCGCGGCGGAGGAGCCGCAGCTGCTGCACGGTGCCGGCATCTGTAAGTGGTTCAACGTGCGCATGGGGTTCGGCTTCCTGTCCATGACCGCCCGCGCAGGGGTCGCGCTCGACCCCCCGGTGGATGTCTTTGTGCACCAG AGTAAGCTGCACATGGAGGGCTTCCGGAGTCTGAAGGAGGGTGAGGCCGTGGAGTTCACCTTTAAGAAGTCTGCCAAGGGCCTGGAATCTATCCGAGTCACCGGCCCTGGTGGGGTGTTCTGTATTGGGAGTGAAAGGCGGCCCAAAGGGAAGAATATGCAGAAACGCAGATCAAAGGGAGACAG GTGCTACAACTGTGGAGGTCTAGACCATCATGCCAAGGAATGCAAACTGCCACCCCAGCCCAAGAAGTGCCATTTCTGCCAGAGCATCAACCATATGGTAGCCTCGTGCCCACTGAAAGCCCAGCAAGCTCCCAGCTCCCAGGGAAAGCCAGCCTACTTtcgggaggaggaagaagagatccATAGCTCTGCCATGCTCCCAGAGGCTCAGAATTGA